ATTGATGATTTAATACAACTTACAGAATGTATTTatagagataaaagaaaataacagaaaaataaCTAACTTTTTATATCTTTTCCTACTTAACCCGTGCTTCTCTAGACTTTAATTCCATTTGCTCAATTTGTGAATCTATACTCCAACACTTAGGATGGTGCAGTTAATGAATGGTCTCTAATAAAAGCTTCCAAGGAATGGATTCGAGAGACGAATTTAAGTTTTGGCAGTCTCAACCAGCAACCTTGGATCCTCATCAATCCATACGGTTAGTTTCATGGTAGTTTGAAGTCATTGCTAAGCTTCTTGCATTTGACAGCAGGAATGAGGGCAAGAAGCCAAACTGTTGACTCCAATAATCCCATTTGAATTCAGTATAACTTGCTGGGAATGAAATCCATAAAAGTTCAATTGATTCTTGAGTGCTTGCGAGAAAAAGACACATTTTAGTTgctttgaagaaggaaaagaagctcATTTGATATGAGTGGATAAAACAAGGTCAGATGAGTACTGTAGAGTTACCCTGTTTTTGTCTACGAATCTGTAATTATTGGTACTGGTATACCATGCATCGTGTGCATGGCACTGACTGTGGCTGTGATCTTAGGTACTTTTCCGCCTCTGTACTTTTTGCTTATTCTTCATCTTTTCCCCTTCTTCTTGGCAGTCATTATCTTGGACTATATTTTTCATGAGTTTTGCTAGGGACAAGTAAAATTGTATACTAATCtgcatataaatattaattcctttatatttaaaatttaaattagcaccgtttataataaaatctactttttaaccaatcacattagattagtgtatatattaatgcacatttatgcttacaactagatttttccatctTTCGTTTTTTAAAGTACGTCGCCCTCTGTTTCACCCTTGAGCTCAGAGGAAAAAAGATTAGGCTGTAGTAGATTGCTGAGAATACTTTGACAGTCATAAATTAAGTAatactatttttcaatttaaattttatgatccCAGTCACATTAGTTGCTGTTTATGTTACATTTAAGTAGTTTCCTAAATTGAttacttaaataaaacatgaaaaacaACATTTTTCATAACCCTCTTTCCAGAACAGAAACTGCATGCCCTGCTTGCTTGAGTACAATGAATCTGGCATCGGGTCCAAGTTGGTGGATGTTAACCTGAAGGTCACATTCAGTTTTAGGGTGTCTCAACTCATTTTTACGTTGTTGACCATGCTGCAATGCGTGTGTTCTGATGTTTTGCCGTTTTGGGAGTGGGAGCTTCTCTTGGTGCATTTCCATCTGCATCGGGGAAGAGACATGGAGAGGTGCAGAGTACTTGCTTAATTTTTGGTGGTGGTTGAAATTTCCTTCTCATCCTTCCTAGTTTAAGTCATATATTGCGTTAATTGGAGTGTAAGATGAATTATTTGGTAcaactcttctctctctctctctctctctctctctctctctctctctctcggttaaAACTTCAAAAACTAGATTATCCCATCCCCAGGGATATTTGTTCTGTTTACTTAActagacccaaaaataaaaataaaaaggaaaaagaagaaaaatccagCCCCGGGAGCATTTATTTAATCCGGCAGGGAGAAGCGCGTTGTGTCTTGGGTTGGCAGAGGTTGGCTTCTTGGGGATTGGCACTACTTGATGTGGGTTAACATAAAACATCAAGTTTGACTGCTACAACATGAGCAGTAGTTGGTCAACTGCCCTGCCAATTATCTTAATTAAGCACTCTTCTCAGAAGGAGTCCCATTCCCCGCTcagctctctctccctctcccctaAATAAAAGGAACAACTAATCTTGATTGTTGATCAAAGACTATGATTTTCTACGATTAGGAGAATAATGTCTCTCCTGGTCAATGCAATGCATGTAGATAATGTAGATCTCAACATAATGGaatctgtttattttattttttatctttctcATAGTTGAGAAGTAATATTAGACAAATAACCGTCGGAAAACCAATAAAATTAACTAATTATACTATTCTAAGAAAGCCTAATTATTTATCAATAGTTATCTCCAATGTTTGTTGCAATACTACCTAGATTTAGCCATCTCGTGTACATGCCCTTCGGatataatttctcaaaattccCGACAAGGTGATCAACAAAAGATAATACTCAAATCTGATAAAGAAAAGCTTCTGGATATGAAGGCCTTTACTCTTTTCTTAGTCCTTGCTATTGCAGCAACTCTTGCTCCTTCAATTCTGGCCAAGGAGTTCTTGGTTGGTGACAGCACGGGTTGGACCATCAACTACGATTACGAAAGCTGGGCAAAGGGAAAGGAGTTCCATGTCGGTGACAAACTTGGTAAATTAGCTCTATAAACTCTCTCTTTTATGCTATAATTAACAAGGAATGCTACTCTTTATCTTGTTTCTTATCATCCTCAATGATTGATATGACATGTTTTGGATAGTTTTCATTCATGCACGACGCATGAACTGGTGTACTGAAAAGAACAAAGCACAACATTTCAAAAGAACTCTTaatgttttcaattttattagtCTCACTCATTTGTTGATGGAAGAATGGATGACATCTTGGTGCAGTTTTTAAGTACCCGAAAGGAATCCACAACGTCATCCGAGTTGATAATGCTACTGCTTACGAGAAATGTTTGGTAACTACTGAAACTGAAGCCCTGAGCAGTGGAAACGATGTAATAACCCTTACAACCCCAGGAAAAACATGGTACATTTGTGGGGTTATCAGGCATTGTGCAGAAGGAGAACAGAAGATTGCCATTGAAGTGTTGCCTAAAAAACTGTCTTCCGGATCAGGACCTTCTCCCAGTACTACTTCTGCATCCAAGGGATCATCTTTTGCACCCACGCATCATGATGGCTGGATGATTGCAATTTTTGGCATCCTTGTGATGATCATCATAGTTTAAATTAATGTTGTAGCATTTCAGTTAAATCCCTTGTGCACATGATATTCAAGCATTTTGGAATTGGATCCAAGGGTTGTATTTGTATTGGAGTTGGAAGTAAGATTTATCGATTACTACGTTTTGAATATCAAGCCATTTGTGCTGGATGATGTTTTTCTTGTGATATTTTTGACGTCCAGACtaattgttaagatataaattaaaaaatgcacCTGATGAATTctattaaaaatacttaaaagaagtAAGGGCCAACCTAAATTAATCTTggataaaaattaacaatttaatAGATTGATGGTAGTCCCTTTCCCTGATGTCTGTTTCTCCTtctattattcattttaaccccTTATAAACAACATGGAATAGAGAAGTAGTTTTTCCTAAATTGTAGACGTTTTAAATCTAACTCAATTCATTGAAACATTAATGCTCCTAATTCGCTTACAATAATAGTGCCTATAGCCCCGGAAGACACTCGGAGGTAAAGTTGTTAAGTGATCATTCTCTTATagtcaaatcaaattctttatcAAACTGAAATATAGGAAGGTAtgtcttttaattattattattgattatcATAGATCAGAGAAAATCAAAgattctaatattaatatttcatgttaaaatatttaacataatGCTCTCTTTTTTCCCTTACAAACTGCTAAATTTAGATCAAACACAAAGCAAACTTTGGACTCGACACAGTCAAAAACCattcccaaaaaaataatagattaaAAGAATTTGACTGCAAAGTattccaacaagatttaaacCATGACCATCATAAGGATGCCAAAAACAACAACCATCGACCAAAACCTGGGTGTAAAACGTCCCTTGGCTGCTGAAGTGGGACAAGGTGCAAATGCTGGAGACACTTCTGTTTGAGGCAACTCTACTGTTATGGCAAGCTTCTGCTTTCCATCCACGCAATGCCTGGAAACGCCACAAATGTACTACTTTCTTCCTGGTGTTGCTAggattatttcattttttccaCTACTCAGGGCCTCAGTGCCCTCAGGTGCCGCACATTCTTGGAAGCCAGTTCCATTAACTCGAAGCACATTGTGGGCTCCCTCTGAGTACTTTAAAACTACACAAAAGAAAGCATATTAGCGATGAGAATCGTTAAAAGAGCTTTAGAATTTGATACACTACAACAACCACGTTAGTCTAAATAGAAAGAGACCACCATGCCCTacttttgtattttaaataaaagacatGGGAAAGGAGAGTTTAGAGAGGTAATTTACCAAGTTTGTCACCTACATGGAAATCTTTTCCTTGAGCCCAAGCTTGGTAATCAAAGTTAATGGTCCAACCCTTATCATCACCAACCACGAAATCCGTGGCCAAACTTGAAGGGACAAGAATTGCTGCAATGGCAAGGATGAAGTTGTATTTGGTGGCTGCCATTAATTGAGATTTGAGAATcagaagctctctctctctctctctctctctctctctctctctctctctctctctcagattgATACTCTTTTGTTGGGTTTGTCGGTACTTGTAGCAGGAAGAAGTGCTTTGGCTCGGAAGAGTTTCAATTCTTGCCTATTTATAAGTTCAACGACATCTCTCACATATTGATCGACTGTCACTGGACGGTCAAATGCCAATGCCGAATGGCcgaatataaattttcaaagtaattatttaataaaaaattaattttgttaatCTGTTCTGTTCCTTGAATACATATTTTGAGGGCCGGCCTGATCGGCTCAGCGGCTTTGAGCATTTACGAGAACTGATGAGGCCTGCGAGAATACATTGTACAGCTGAGCAATACTGCGTATAAATATTATGCTGAACATGATCCGTAGActccttaaaataaataaataaaagaagataaTGATAGATTTATTATCTCCTATCACCCATTTATTActctattgattttttttaaaattataagtatttttacttaataattaaaaaattgacttagtaaaattatatattttttaattttttctttaagaatgttaaaaaaaatacttataataaaataaaaaaaaatttcaaatacattatatagtaaataagtGGTAGAGAGTAGTAAGCCTATCATtatctttaaaacaaaaaatagcctaacatgaaaaaaattggGTCCCACCATCTGAAAATAGAAAACATGGttgaatataaatgtaaatgtaAGAATAACCATTTTAAAGTCTCTACACCATCCATCATCCACATGATTTGGTATAATATATATCTCTTGACATTGGTCATTACAAGTGTTGATGCCCGGGGGTGTGATGCAATTTAATAAGCATAGAAGCATTTTGACGTACATATAAATGTATCAATAGCTCTATTCTGAAGTCTGTACGTCACATCATCCAcatacataatttgatttagaagataaatatatattccttGACATTGATTTGATGCCTACATAAACAGGTAGAAGATGCTATGAGGGGTGAGGTGGCTTTGATACCTATACACAACACCAGGGCTTTCAACctttatttattggattatgAACAGAAACCTACAAACTATACGAAATGCAAAAGGCTAATTCAACATACTTTTGCGAGAATGTGGGCTTCTTCAAAGGTGAGATAACTATGGACCACTATGGATTCCATATACGGCAAAGAGCTTTTGATAATGCTTGAGGtgcaataaaattttatgtacatgGATGTTCCATCCTTCCCGGCAGATACGCAGAACTGTTGTCAATGCCAAAAACCTTTTTGGAAAATTTCCCTCATTTAAATACCTCTCAGCGGATGCCCAAGCTCCTGTGGCAATTTAAAAGCAAGATTATTCTATTCTAAATGCGAAAGCCTCAATGAACCAAGAGAGAGACGCATTCAAGCATGCATTTTATCCCTTATTCAATAGGCATACCTCATACTCTGCAAACCAGCTTCAGGGATGCACCCGTCACTTCCATATGGAACCTCCTTTCCAACAAAAATAGAAGGTTTTCCTTTCATCCGCTGCAGTATCTACAAGAGCATATGACAATACCTCATCACAACAACGGCATGACTAAAAGCTTTAATTTTCTACAAATTTACAAAAAGCCAACACTAAAAGAAAATGCCATTTTGGACCACATGGCATCTCCTCCCTCCATTAGAAAGTGCTTGAGAGTGAGGCAACAGGATTCTCTTTGGGTGCATGGGTGGTGTTTGCCTATAGacattaaataaacaaaataaaatcatagGGGCATGCTCACCTTATGGTCTAGTTGAAAAGCATCTGATCTGTTTTCTTTTGAGCCCTTACacataaaaaagtgaaaaaaaaaaaaaaaaaaccctcaatACAGTGGCATgcaaatgaaaactaaaattgaTAGTTTGTATATTCATTTAAAAGTAGAAACTTAAAATAGCAAGGATAACCTTTAGAGACAAAGGGGTCTGCTGAGGCAATTTGGACCAAGATCCATTACTTGGCTGGAATCCAGTTGAAAGGGAGAGCTACATTTCAAAAAGgagatgaaaaatgaaaaataggagATAAATCTGCAATTACAATTACATTGCACAAATGATATGTACAACAAGCTCCTAGCAAAGAAACAGGGGATTCGGTGTGCAACTCATTTAATTCAAGGTTTACCTTACTGAAAAGCTCTATCGGTGGATTATGCTGAATTCTCTTCTCTGAATGGAAATTGAATTCCTGTATAGTAAGTAAAAAAATCATACCATCTCCGGTAATTCAATCAACCAGGAATCTCATTTTTATTGGGACTAAGGAAACGATAAATATCTTTAGAATACCATTGGTACAGTTGCATCTCGCTTACTATTTCTGAAAACACCAATGTCTCCTTTACTTGTAAATATCTGATTAGGAGAGGGAATTAGTTGACAAAATACTAGCACAAAATTGGACCAACTGATCTATACTAACAAAAGATTACCTTCTTATTAAGAGGACGTGCTTTGAAGGGGAGCATTACATCACATCCATACTGCTTTGGAGTATCCAAGGTATTTGATCTAAACAAAGCAGAAGTGAAGTAACCACTCCTCTCAGTCTAATATAATGTCAAATGtacttgagttttttttttttttttttttttctcttttcttaagAGTGCAGTTTTATTACCTTTTGTCCTCATTTCTATTTCCTGCAACACCAGAAGTGCTACGTTTGTCCAACCCCTGGAAAGGAAGAACTTCAAATATTGAGAGATGAGTAGGCAGGCAATCACCAACAAGAAGCAAGAGACTGCCCGCTCTCACTTCTTGggtagaatttttatttattttttggataggtaatcaagaagttttattcatagaaataggcaCAGCCCAAGTCTTGGGTACAAAATCCAAACAATGACAATGTCTATTATTATTTCAagtaatattctaacaaaaatTTGGAATTTAGAATAAAGTTGTGTCAACTATTCAAGTAAAAGTAATGAAAACCTTGTCGGAATCACTGTAATTAAGTGAGGATGATGAAAGACCAGATGTGTGTTGCATTGCCCTCTCCAATGTCTTCAAGTTAAATTCCTGAGAAGTAAAGGGACAAACAAAAAACATGCTGCAAATAATCACAAACTTGTTTGTAAAATTGAGTAATGGAAGTCTTAGTTTGCAATAACACTCGGTACTTGGAGTGAGTATACAAGTAGGAAATGGGATATAGCACAATTACTTGAAACTCTGGCAACTTTGGCCTGCTCTTCTTTGGAATTGGAAATGAAGGGGCCTCGAGAATCTGCACATCACAGACATAAAATTCAGGGGAGGGaggaaaaacaaagagattCAATCTTTAAAGATTTCAAGTACCAACTTTTCTGTTCAATGGGCGTGCTTTGAATATTCTTACAGCTGTTTTTGCATGTTCCAGATTTGTATTATTCTTAGGCCTGAAATATACAAAGTCATTTGTGCCTGCAGCCCATAAGACAGCAGATTGAATATGTGAAGATACAATCAAGCAGTATCAAGAGAATAACCTTATCCTTTGGGCCCTGTGTGCTGTTTCAAGGTCAGGCTCTCTTGGAATAGTAAGCCTCATTATACCATGCGCAAAGCTCTTATCAACAGTTTCATCCTGCAAGTTCACCCAAACATTTTCAATACAACAAAAATGGCCCACAGATGGCCATTACACTATCCTACAGTCAACCTTCAACTTCCTTTCAAGTTTACCTTCCAAGTACTCAAAGCTTTTGTTTCTAGTATCAATCCAATCAAAAAGTGATAACATGttacaaaaaagattaaaaaaagaaatgcatTTCCACTCAGAGTTTGCAACTTCAAAATGAATTTGTGCTTCAAATATAAAAGCCAATAAACTTTTTTTGCCCATTGGTCAAAGTGGTCCATCAAGTAGAGTGAGAGTTTTGAAACCATAGGGATAAGGGTTCTATTGTCCAAATTTTGCTAACTACAAGGGATATAATTCCAATGAGTATGTATGTACTAGAGTCTAGAATTATCGAAGTTTAACTTGAGTGGCAAATTGAAGGACCAAAAGTGAGTGACATGCCTTCTTCGGCGGCTTGTGAACGAAACTGGTTAGTTGGTCTACGCCTGTTATAACCTGTCATACAGAACAATGGTTAGCTACAGATATGCCTTTTGATGATAAACTAAactcaaaagaaagaagaatatgTTCATATACCCTAAATTGGATGCCCAATCTGTAACAAGAAGCAAGAACTCACAACCCAGCCTACCAAAAGATTTGGGTTAGGTAGGCAACCTTAAACATAGGCACCGTTAATACTAAGGACCATTTTAAGTCTTCTGAAATCAGCTCGAATATAAACTAATTTCCAATAACAAAGCATTTTTAACAAGAAGCATTCATATTATAGTTGTTTACcatgagatacaaaattcttCGAACATCATAGAAAATCTCTTTCTAGGCAATCACATATTGTTCGCAAGTTCGCAAAACAGTATAAATATCTACTATGGCAAgctctttaaaatataaatagatcTAAAAGACAAGAAGATAGACTAAAACACGTACTGTACCTTTCGCAAGTGACCTCCCTCCAGCTTCTGCCTCTTGGCAGCTTGACTTTCAACCCCAGAAGAAATATGCAAGCTTCTATCACTGTGATGAACCAATTGTGTCTGAAATCTAATAAAAGGAtggtataatattaaaaagatgaCAAGAATACAAAAACTGCAATGATTGACCTCCCTCATCTTGTCACAAGGCACTGCCATGGAATCAAGGGCATGAAATGTAGATATGTGGTGCATCTAAAGTACAGCACACACTAAAAGGAACATCTTATGAGAATGACAGCATTTATGAAATACTATTGAGAATGTTAAAAGTGGACCAGGTCTATTTTCAGTCTAAgatttttcatgatttttttttataagtaagatttTTCATGATTATAGAATGACAataacttcataaataaagaGCACAACATTTACGAAACTCACCTTGAAACAGAAATGAGGGGCCGATTTTGCTTAGCCAGCTGACTTGCCGTAGGTTTCAATAAGGTTGAGCTCCTAGGGAGAAAAGGCTTTACAGTAGGCTTCACTTTAGCTTTTAGGTTGTCGTTGCAGATGTGATTGTAAAATGTCATTTCTACCAAGAAACAGCATCACAAGCATAAATCAAAATGAGGTAACTTCACCGAGACAAAatcatgagaaaaataaaaaaaactatagcTTTAATATGTCCAGGGTCTTCAATTTTAACTGTATTAATCCACAGATAAAACACTACCCACATTCCAGATCAAAAATAGGCATGCATCAACAGAGCTTCAGTCAAGGTgtgataataaaaattaaatgtttCTAGGGATTGAAGTAATCATTGTAAAGTGCTGTCTTCATAAGTCTGTAACCTGTGGAAATATCATTCTTGCGGCGATGTATCATTTATCAAGGTAGAGAAGTGTTCACCTGTATTTACTTCTAACGGTTGGTTCAAAACTTTTTGCAGATTGCAACTACGTAATTTGGCGAAGATTCCTCTAAGCATTCCTTCACAATCTGGAGGACCATGTACAACATCACTATTAGAAAAGAGTTTATAAGTGAATCAAAATAAGAGTGTTCCCTTTGGAATCATGCTTCCTTGCACTATCAAAGAATAGCATAACTACAAGTCGTATCATTCCATTTAGAAATAGTCCTACTAAAGCAGACTCAGCTCAGCAATTTCTTTAATGAATATCTGGCAGTTGCAAATGTATACAGTACCCGAGGAATTCCCAGCCCAACAGCAAGCTTTGGCTAAAAATTAGATCATTTTCGATTGGAAATCATAACTAAGGtttaattttgaaagaaaaaattggtGAAAGCCTTAAACCTCAAGACTGGATAGCATCTATAACATGCAAGTCATAATAAacataagagtaatgctatatacaatcacttttgcgtactccttGTGcattccactgatatgattggctggatcaattttttttttccatacacaaccaatcatatcaatggagtgcgtaaaagagtacacaaaaataactaCACGTAGAATTTTTGTAAACATAAATATGGGCTATCATCGCAACTTAAATTTGAGAGggcttaaatttttatttttattttgaaaagttaTACTCATCATCACCacacatgattttttatttttttattttttttccttaccaaattatgatgtatggatgatgagGAGAAGAAGTCAATTAATTAGGAGGAAtaagacaaataaataaataaataaaaatatttattatcgaCTAGTTAGAGAGGGCTTTTATTTTGCAGGGtatgaatgatgagtagcaaagttcttttatttttgaccGGTGAGAGAGGGCTTAAACGTTCATTAATGAGATTCTTCAGCCTTGACAGCCTCATAAATCATGGAATCTGGCGCTTCCGTCAAGAACAACACGATGAAAGTTTTGATCAATCAATCATCATTGATGGGCTACTTTTTTTTCCTATgcaagcaaatatttcattaagAAACGGAAAACAAGATATATGAGGAGGGGTGTTAGCTAACAAACACCACATTACAACAATCACAGTGCTAATGTGAGAAATCGGATTTTGGGACCAAAAACTTAGTCCCCCACCCATACCCTACAAAAGCGGGCACTGTCTTAATGATGCTTTTTTACTGCTGTGCGAACATGACACTCCAGCGGTGGATGCTGAAGGTGCATTGCAGTTTGCTATCTTGAGATGTTTTCTGAAGGGACTGTATTCCATTCTTCAAGATTATCGGTTAGAAAAAGCAGAAACATAGTGATGGGCCACTTATTGAGGGACAGTGGCCCCCACGCAAGGAAGCACAAGGAAGAGTGCTaaagatgaaaatataaatctttAAAGAATCCATTTCCATCAACTTAACTTTTAGGAATAATAGGTAATTTCCCAATAATTCATCGCATTAGAATCGATAATGgacataaacaaataaacaataCCTTTCCCGTTGGCATCAAATGCACAAAATTCTCTATTCATGCTTACATCGGCGTCAATGGTAGTCTCCACGTCCTTTGATTTTGGGGATGTATTAACATTTTCCATCAGTATCTCCTCTCTCATTACCAACTTTGTTACAAAAGCtggaccatgaaaagaaaagtATATAAGCCTATGACGGGCAGAAACTGAAGAGTTTTTGGTTTGCAAAAAGGGGGCGAAAACAAGCTGAGAATGGCAAGTGACATCTAATATCGCACTTAACATTGGATTAGATGCAGCAGATAATTCAAaggatcaaagaaaaaaatgtgaaatggaAAACAGAGCAAGACAGAACAATTTTCTGCCGCAAATGTTACCAAATACGCACTCGtattgcaaaatttttatttcaatttttttccaaaaaaaaagtagtaaacTAAACAAGATGCATTAACTCTGGGGCTTAAAAAGCTGGAAAATCAGCTAAGCAAAGTAAAAGTAGAACGGCTATTTATGAAAGGTGGTTCAAAGAATATTAAGGTTTAAGTTGGACTCACGAGAAGGAGTATATTCTGCGGCGGACACGAACCAGAGCTCGGCCAGACGAGCCTCTTCTCCAGTCTCCGGTCGAGTGAAATCGAAGTACATTGCCGCGTCAAACTCGTAGTCGAGATCGACTTCATGGACCTCAAACACTGGTTCAACCTCCATTTCCtcctcactttctctctctctacagcCTTCACTTTCTCTCTCCATAATGCCAGCCCGTGAATCCCCCACTGGTTTCACCTGACGACTACCATCGATTTCAAGTGTTCTCTTACCACATACTGACActatccctctctctctctctctgaaaacTTCCGAAGCTCCGAAACCGGTCGGGAAAATCCCCAACTTTGGAAATCGTCGCTGCGCTTTGTAGCAGAGAACGGCGCAGATTTCGCTGCGGCTACTGTAGCATTCGAGACTTTAAGAACCCGAAGAAACGGCAATTTTGAAGGGCTTTTTAGACATTCTGCTCTCTGTCCGAGAAGCCGAGAAAGAGTACAACACGTTAGAGCACGGCGTACAAGCGTTTCGTAGCGGTCCAGAATTTGAATGGATGGCTCGGGAGGAAAGAATACAATTTGAACGTCGTGTCGAATATGCCCTCCTGCGATTACGCAGGGATGGTGGGTTGggttttttttatccaaatagACATAACGTACGGATCTTGTAAGATCTTAAATAATTCTTGAAtaatatgaatattaaatattataagatctATAATGTTAACctcattatcttttaaaattataaaaaaatatattaataatattttattttatttttaaaaaattattaatgatattTAGGCCTAATTTGTGTAAACtcaatttatcttattattataaatttttaaatttttatat
This Carya illinoinensis cultivar Pawnee chromosome 11, C.illinoinensisPawnee_v1, whole genome shotgun sequence DNA region includes the following protein-coding sequences:
- the LOC122282003 gene encoding mavicyanin-like → MKAFTLFLVLAIAATLAPSILAKEFLVGDSTGWTINYDYESWAKGKEFHVGDKLVFKYPKGIHNVIRVDNATAYEKCLVTTETEALSSGNDVITLTTPGKTWYICGVIRHCAEGEQKIAIEVLPKKLSSGSGPSPSTTSASKGSSFAPTHHDGWMIAIFGILVMIIIV
- the LOC122280364 gene encoding protein TPX2-like isoform X1, with translation MERESEGCRERESEEEMEVEPVFEVHEVDLDYEFDAAMYFDFTRPETGEEARLAELWFVSAAEYTPSPFVTKLVMREEILMENVNTSPKSKDVETTIDADVSMNREFCAFDANGKDCEGMLRGIFAKLRSCNLQKVLNQPLEVNTEMTFYNHICNDNLKAKVKPTVKPFLPRSSTLLKPTASQLAKQNRPLISVSRFQTQLVHHSDRSLHISSGVESQAAKRQKLEGGHLRKVITGVDQLTSFVHKPPKKDETVDKSFAHGIMRLTIPREPDLETAHRAQRIRPKNNTNLEHAKTAVRIFKARPLNRKILEAPSFPIPKKSRPKLPEFQEFNLKTLERAMQHTSGLSSSSLNYSDSDKGLDKRSTSGVAGNRNEDKRSNTLDTPKQYGCDVMLPFKARPLNKKIFTSKGDIGVFRNSKRDATVPMEFNFHSEKRIQHNPPIELFSKLSLSTGFQPSNGSWSKLPQQTPLSLKGSKENRSDAFQLDHKILQRMKGKPSIFVGKEVPYGSDGCIPEAGLQSMRSLGIR
- the LOC122280364 gene encoding protein TPX2-like isoform X2 is translated as MERESEGCRERESEEEMEVEPVFEVHEVDLDYEFDAAMYFDFTRPETGEEARLAELWFVSAAEYTPSPFVTKLVMREEILMENVNTSPKSKDVETTIDADVSMNREFCAFDANGKDCEGMLRGIFAKLRSCNLQKVLNQPLEVNTEMTFYNHICNDNLKAKVKPTVKPFLPRSSTLLKPTASQLAKQNRPLISVSSDRSLHISSGVESQAAKRQKLEGGHLRKVITGVDQLTSFVHKPPKKDETVDKSFAHGIMRLTIPREPDLETAHRAQRIRPKNNTNLEHAKTAVRIFKARPLNRKILEAPSFPIPKKSRPKLPEFQEFNLKTLERAMQHTSGLSSSSLNYSDSDKGLDKRSTSGVAGNRNEDKRSNTLDTPKQYGCDVMLPFKARPLNKKIFTSKGDIGVFRNSKRDATVPMEFNFHSEKRIQHNPPIELFSKLSLSTGFQPSNGSWSKLPQQTPLSLKGSKENRSDAFQLDHKILQRMKGKPSIFVGKEVPYGSDGCIPEAGLQSMRSLGIR